From the Macaca nemestrina isolate mMacNem1 chromosome 7, mMacNem.hap1, whole genome shotgun sequence genome, one window contains:
- the LOC105491021 gene encoding high mobility group protein 20A, protein MENLMTSSTLPPLFADEDGSKESNDLATTGLNHPEVPYSSGATSSTNNPEFVEDLSQGQLLQSESSNAAEGNEQRHEDEQRSKRGGWSKGRKRKKPLRDSNAPKSPLTGYVRFMNERREQLRAKRPEVPFPEITRMLGNEWSKLPPEEKQRYLDEADRDKERYMKELEQYQKTEAYKVFSRKTQDRQKGKSHRQDAARQATHDHEKETEVKERSVFDIPIFTEEFLNHSKAREAELRQLRKSNMEFEERNAALQKHVESMRTAVEKLEVDVIQERSRNTVLQQHLETLRQVLTSSFASMPLPGSGETPTVDTIDSYMNRLHSIILANPQDNENFIATVREVVNRLDR, encoded by the exons ATGGAAAACTTGATGACTAGCTCCACCCTACCGCccctttttgcagatgaagaTGGCTCCAAGGAGAGTAATGATCTGGCTACCACTGG GTTAAATCACCCAGAGGTTCCATACAGTAGTGGCGCCACATCATCCACCAACAATCCAGAATTTGTGGAGGATCTCTCCCAAGGTCAGTTGCTTCAGAGTGAGTCTTCAAATGCAGCAGAAGGCAATGAACAGAGGCATGAAGATGAG caaCGAAGTAAACGAGGAGGTTGGtccaaaggaagaaagaggaagaaacctCTTCGAGACAGCAATGCACCCAAATCCCCTCTTACAGGATATGTTCGGTTCATGAATGAGCGTCGAGAACAGCTTCGAGCAAAGAGACCAGAAGTCCCATTTCCAGAAATCACAAGGATGTTAGGCAATGAATGGAGTAAACTGCCTCCTGAGGAAAAACAG CGCTACCTTGATGAAGCAGACAGAGATAAGGAGCGCTACATGAAGGAACTGGAACAGtatcagaaaactgaggcctacAAGGTCTTCAGTAGGAAAACCCAGGACCGTCAGAAAGGCAAATCTCATAGGCAAG atgcAGCCCGGCAGGCCACTCATGATCATGAG AAAGAAACAGAGGTAAAGGAACGGTCTGTTTTTGACATCCCTATATTTACAGAGGAATTCTTGAACCATAGCAAAG ctcgggaggcagagctccgCCAGCTTCGCAAATCCAACATGGAGTTTGAGGAGAGGAATGCAGCCCTGCAAAAGCACGTGGAGAGCATGCGCACAGCAGTGGAGAAGCTGGAGGTGGATGTGATCCAGGAGCGGAGCCGCAACACAGTCTTACAGCAGCACCTGGAGACCCTGCGGCAGGTGCTGACCAGCAGCTTTGCCAGCATGCCCTTGCCTG GAAGTGGAGAGACACCTACAGTGGACACCATTGACTCATATATGAACAGACTGCACAGTATTATTTTAgctaatccccaagacaatgaaAACTTCATAGCTACAGTTCGAGAAGTTGTGAACAGACTTGATCGTTAG